From Triticum aestivum cultivar Chinese Spring chromosome 7B, IWGSC CS RefSeq v2.1, whole genome shotgun sequence:
AATCCACGCGCCGCGGCGGGAAGCGCCCCAAGAAGACCAGCGAGTCGACGAGCCTCGCCGCCGGAGGCGAAGACGCCTCCTTTGACCTGAAGAGCCCCGCCTCCGCGTCCACCGCGCCCGGGCGCGGCGTAGGAGGCAGCCTCGTCCAGCCGCTCGGgaacctcctcctcgccgccgccgggcgcgCCAACCTCCGGGACGCGGGCCTCGGTGGGCTTCGCCagctccccgacgacctcctcctcgACGTCCTCGGCCTCCTGCCCGCCCGCGACCTCGCTGCGCTCTCCGCGGCCTCCAAGGCGCTCTACGTCATCTCCTCCCACGACCCGCTCTGGCGGGCCATCGTCCTGGACGAGCTCGGCGGCGACTTCGCGTTTGCCGGCTCGTGGCGCGCTACCTACATCGCCGCCGTGTCTGGCCGCGCCCATCGCCCCCCGCGCGCCCTTGAGATCAGTGGATTCTACTCGGACTACCTCTTCCAGAGCTGGCTATGTGCCAACATGGAGATGCGGGCCGAGTGGCTCGAGCGGGACACCATTGACCGCCGCCGTGGCTTATCCGTGGAGAAATTCATCGCAGAGCACGAGGAGCCAAACTGGCCGGTGCTGCTTGAGGGGTGCCTTGATTCCTGGCCGGCGTTGCAAAAATGGACGAGGGAGTATCTGCTGGAGGTCTCAGCTGGCAAGGAGTTCGCCGTGGGTCCGGTGAGCATGCCTCTGGATAGGTACTTCCAGTACTCCGACAATGCGGAGGAGGAGAGGCCATTGTACCTATTCGACGCGAAATTCGCCGACAAGGTTCCGGAGATGGGGAGCGACTACGAGGTGCCGGTGTACTTCCAGGAGGACCTGTTCAAGGTGCTCGGGGAGGAGAGGCCAGATTACAGGTGGGTTATCATCGGTCCGGCTGGATCAGGGTCATCGTTCCATGTAGACCCTAACTCGACATCGGCGTGGAATGCTGTGATCAAGGGGGCCAAGAAGTGGGTGATGTTCCCGCCGGAGGTGCCGCCACCAGGCGTGCACCCAAGTTCGGATGGGGCAGAGGTCACTAGCCCTGTGTCTATCATGGAGTGGTTCATGAACTTCTACGGAGCCTGTAGGACCTGGGAGAAGAGGCCAATTGAGTGTGTATGCCGGGCCGGGGAGATTGTATTTGTGCCTAATGGATGGTGGCACTTGGTTATCAATCTTGAGGAGTCCATTGCCATCACTCAGAACTATGTGAGCAGGTTAGATATCAAATTGCATAcagtttctctttctttttcacTTCATATCTGTTACCTATTATACTTACAAATACAAAGCAACCATCAGGAAGTGCAATTACATAAGCTTCTGCAATCTGTATCTTTCATCTAGGGAGAATGGCTGTACTATTTTGTCCCTTTTGTATGATGAACACATTCCCAAAACTATTATCTACATGCCACTTGAACAAATTAAGTGTACACAGCCAGGATTGCAAGAAATTCCAATCTCAAAACGAATTCAATTCAGCACCAAGGTTCTAAGTTTCTAACTCTATATTTGTTACTTAAAAGAAACTACTACATTTTTGTTGACAGAGATCTGGGTATTGGCCTTGTATTCTTCAGTTTTGTTGACAGAGATCTGGGTGAATGGCTGTACTACTACTTATAGTGATCTAAAGTCTtatatattagtttacaaaggCTGTATGAACACAATCCGAGAACTATTTATTTCCATGCCACTTGAACAAATTAAGTGTATACAGCCAGAATTGCATGAAACACCAATCTGAAAACAAATTCAATTCAAAACCAAGGTTCTAAGCTTCTAACTCCATATTAGTTGCTTTAGAAAATTACTACGTTTTTGTTGACAGAAATCTGGGTGCTGGCCGTGTATTCTTCAGTTTAGTTCTATGCATATCACTTCAGTAGTTCAGTATCATCAGATACAGGTGTTGTTGCTATTGTGTCAATTACGAATTATGATCAAGTTAAGAAAAATATTCATCTTCTGAAAGAATTTCTCTTTGGTTTAAGAACCTTGTTTCCTAGTTTATACACGTAACCTTCCTTCTTCACAATCACATAATATTGATTAAGGTTTAGCGTTTAAACCAAGGAAGATTAAGCTGACTCCTGCCTTTAGCTCAGTATCTCCGTTTCTGGGGCAGCTACATGGTTGAATAGATATGCAAAATTCATTAACTGGATGATTTCAGCATAGTGCAACTTGTTTATGTGTGGTAACGTGCTATTTACATGAAAGATATGTAGGTTAATAAAACAGTTTATCTTTCTTTCCGTGTGAAATGTCCAGGAGGAACCTGTTGAATGTTCTTGACTTTCTCAAGAGGCCCAATGCAAGTGAGCTTGTATCAGGGACCAAGGACAGGGTGAACCTGCACGACAAGTTCCGGAACGCCATCGACACAGCTTACCCCGGGACGATTAGTCAGCTTGAAGTTGAAGCTCAGCAGAAGGCTGCTGCTCGGAAGAAGAAAGTCGCATTCTGGGATTCTGCTGTCGACGCTAACACTGGAGGATTCAAGTTCTCCTTTTGATTTTCTTGCAGCAGCTAGGTCTGTGGACTTAACATTTGATCTTATCCTGCTTACATGAGCAATCACATTTGATTTGCTTTGAGGACCTGGGTTCATGGGCCTTCGCATTGATCTGCTTGCAGTGAAGCAGATTATTTTGATTGTACAAGGCTATGAGCATCCTAGGACTGGGAAGAGCTTAATCTTAGGCCGTTGCTCCCGATTGCTATTGCAAGGTTTGTACCATGTATTACATCATGAAATATTGATCTTTGATCTTCAAATACTTGGGCTGAAAATTGTTTGCATTTTGGTAAGTTGACAGTGCACTAAGATTATACATAGCATATTCGATGCTCAAGTACGGGTCAGTACTTATGTTCATGCATTACAGATCACTCGTGCCTTGATATCTCAGCGAACATCAAATGTAATAGTAGTACTTGGCATTGTAATTCCTCCAGGATGGACTTGCGCTCTTAATATCATTGCAATTGTGCTCATCCTAAGTTTTGGAAGAGCTTGGTCTCAATATCATTGCTCCCATTGTTGTCGTGAGGTTGTACCATGTGCCGTAATTTACATCATGCGAAATTCCTCGAATTGGATTATGTGCAAGTGCCATCGCCAAAGCCCTGTCTCTTTTAGGAGGTATATACACCATTAGTGGTGGTACTTAGAGCAACTCTAACAGACCCCGCAAAAGGCcctgacccgcaaaataaccgtcaaaatgcaGGTCGGCGCGTAAAATTCCGCTCGAACGGACTCCGCATCCGTGTCCGACCCGGAATtttttttgcggggcgcggcaaaagATCTTCCCCGACCTCTAGTTTTACggggcgggagggacatttccgcgcggCCGCTCCCGCTCCTCCCACCCTCCACCATtgcccccgccacctcctgctccgGCTCATCTTCCCCGACGGTCTTTCGCCGCCATGGATGACACCTTGATATCCCCCATCTCCGTCGAGGTCACGCACGCCTAAtcccctcgggcggatctcgtcgccggccatgttggccccACCGTCGcccaaggcgccaccgcggctgcTCGCAAGCGTTAGGGCAATGTGCTCGTGCAGGGCAGGAACCCGGCTGCCCCCACCGGCAGGCCCCGCGCTCCGGGCGCCACCGCGGCTACGCGATCCccaccggcggcggcgaaggtcgCCAAGGTCTCGGCCGCAAAGCGGAGGAAGATTCCGGCTACAAAGCGGCCGGCTACTTCATCCACTCCCTCCAGCCCGGAAAGTGGTTCCCCGGCGATCCCGCTCAACGGTGCTGCTCCCACCGGAGGCGATGTGTTCGACGAAATGGGCGCAAGGTATGACTCGGTCATCCACTCACCCTTCGGTCATGGAAAAAATTCTTTGCTTTCGCGATAGCTCGTGATTTGTTGTCGTTCGTATTAGCTGTGGTTCGAAAAATGCAACTGCCGAGTtagtgaacttgttggacaccaacgCCATTGACATCGATGAGGCCCCATTCGCCGCATTTGAATACAATGAAACGGAGGGCGGCGTGGATGATCATGGGGGTGAAGAAGAACTGGAGGAGATCGATGAGATGGCGTATGAGAAATCACAAGCAAAGAGTGAAAAAAGacaaagatcgaagaactacacgatcttggaagatcaaatcttgatcaaggcatggagtgcggtgtctcttgatgcatgcacgtgtacttctcaaaccgccaagagGTATTGGCAAATGATCGAAAATCAATACTTCTGCATGATGGCAAAgtatcccaataggactccacgcacCTTTCGGTAGCTCCAAGGGTGTTGGGACGTGATCAAACCCATTtgcagccgttgggcagcttgcttggagcaagtatgcaatgcacctccaagtggaaccGTGGAGTCCGACTATGTAAGTTCATTTTacctttgttcaagttgtgcacATCACATTGCATCATTCAAAATGATTGCATCATATGAAACATTGCATCATTCTAATTGTGTAGGACAAAATTGCCCAACAAAGATACAAAGACATGGAGGCTTCAGAAGGCAGATTTttcaaactagagcattgttgggagttgctcaAGAATTGCGACAAGTGGGCGTTGATAGAGAAAGAATCCCCACCGAAGAGAGgttcacttacaaacatggatgaagatgaggatgaggatggcccaagaaacttgaacaagcccgatggcgacaagaagactagGGAGAAAATGAAGAGAGAGCACGAAGCgtcgagcttgagggagaagattgatgccatggtgcaatcaaatgagATGATGTTATTGAAGTCGTTGGAGAccaagaaagagttggccgagaagaaggcacgGGAGAAGCAAGAGAAATGGCAATTGCTTAAGGAGGGGCTACACAAAGtggccattgaggagagaagagtacGTGCCGCTGAGAACAAAACCACGTCCatgttgctcgccgaagagaacaagatcatgacaatgaaccgcaatgacatggacgacctcaCCAAAGAATGCCatgatatatttttattttttttagaaaaggaggaggactcccggcctctgcatctggacgatgcatacgaccactttattaattattctcacatgaccttacaaagtcatacaacagtaaaactaaagccaccgtctaagcaataactgtcgctacacctatccaattgatgaaggggtgctgatagcctaggcctaaaaccaaacagacatcgcagccagacctaacatctaagacctgaggccccaaccaggacgcctgccgggtatgggcacccaccagtccggtgtgctcctcaaccaggacgcctgccgggtatgaggccgccgcagccacttgCCACCAATCCATTTTCAGAGCTGTACTACTGCAtcgaccttgcccggtctagctgccgccgacgccaccacgacgccagacaacttcGACCTCTTGCGCGAGTCCATCATCGCACATCAGACTCCTAATCTCCAGGGCGCCATGCCATCGAGATCTGTCACCATCCATGTGtatgatgaagcaccgctccaccaaagatgtCGTCCACCGGTCCCTCGAACCCGCGTCAACCTCCAAGAAagacgcccccaagggggaaacgacacaaACGTGCCGCCGTCTTCTGATCTGTCGATCTAGGGTGGCAaaaagagaaatcttgaagaggagaatggttgCGTCGGCCAGTGCGTGTTACAGTGTGGGAGGTGGATTCGATGCGGGGTTTGGAGCCAATGTCGCCGATGCGTTCAGTGCACCAGCagatgatttcggtgcgggagttggaacaagcgccGGAGATGGATTCGATGGTTCCGATGATCTCCATGGACTCGATGGCGTGGAGTGAAGATTGCCCAAGATGATGCCGGACGTGGTCTCCGCTTTTGCAAGTCCTTTTGCGTTTGTCCTAACAAAACAATGCTTTTATTTCGCGCGTGAACTATGTTTTAGCGTTTGAATTTGAACTCATTTATCGGAATAACTGTCAAATGCGCTTATTGGGGTTTTCGGTTTGCGGGTCGGCGCGGCGTTGCCCGAGCAGACCCCGCAAACGGACCCGTAAAAAAATATATTCACGGTGAATATGCTTACGGGTCCGTTTTGCGGGGTTTGAGTCTGACCTCGCCCGCGCCGGCCTGCATACACACTTTTCCGCGAACTACAGACCACTTATGCGGATCCGCattttacggggtctgctagagatgctcttagcatGCATGTTCAGTTTGGTTCTCTGTAGAACACAGAGAACTGGTTTCAAAACATGGCTTTCACGTACAATACATATTTGCAGCGGAGTGGAAACGACTATTAACATGAAAAAAAAACTAATGaagtagggtctgcgtgtgtgagctcatagagatgagtgtat
This genomic window contains:
- the LOC123158926 gene encoding F-box protein At5g06550; protein product: MPSAFHSLRPSLIKRKHKHKSTRRGGKRPKKTSESTSLAAGGEDASFDLKSPASASTAPGRGVGGSLVQPLGNLLLAAAGRANLRDAGLGGLRQLPDDLLLDVLGLLPARDLAALSAASKALYVISSHDPLWRAIVLDELGGDFAFAGSWRATYIAAVSGRAHRPPRALEISGFYSDYLFQSWLCANMEMRAEWLERDTIDRRRGLSVEKFIAEHEEPNWPVLLEGCLDSWPALQKWTREYLLEVSAGKEFAVGPVSMPLDRYFQYSDNAEEERPLYLFDAKFADKVPEMGSDYEVPVYFQEDLFKVLGEERPDYRWVIIGPAGSGSSFHVDPNSTSAWNAVIKGAKKWVMFPPEVPPPGVHPSSDGAEVTSPVSIMEWFMNFYGACRTWEKRPIECVCRAGEIVFVPNGWWHLVINLEESIAITQNYVSRRNLLNVLDFLKRPNASELVSGTKDRVNLHDKFRNAIDTAYPGTISQLEVEAQQKAAARKKKVAFWDSAVDANTGGFKFSF